TGAGAAAAGCCGTAAAGGGCCTCGAAGCCTTTCTCACGACCATGGCCGGATTTGCCGACCCCGCCGAAGGGCAGTTCCACGCCGCCGCCCGCACCGTAATTGTTCACAAAAACCTGCCCGGCATGCAAGGCTCTGGCCAGCCGCATCTGGCGCGCTCCGTCCCGGGTCCAGATCGAGGCGACGAGACCGTAATCGGTGCTGTTGGCGATGCGCAGCGCTTCGGCCTCGTCGGTGAAGGGGATCAGGACCTGAACGGGGCCGAAGATCTCATCCCGTGCAAGGGTGTGGTCGGGCGGGACATCGGAAAAGAGCGTGGGACGGATATAGGCGCCCGCTTCGGGCGCGTCGGCGTGCAGAACGCCCTGGGCGGCGATGGGAAGGTCACGGCCCTTGGCAAGGAAGCCGGACACGATGTCTTTCTGACGGGTCGAGATGAGGGGGCCGACCCGCAGATCCTCGGTCGCCGGGCCGACGGTCAGCGCGGCATAGGCCTCGGCCATGCGGCTCTGAACGGCGTCATAGACCCCTTTTTGGACCAGAATTCGGGAGGAGGCGGAGCAGGTCTGACCGGCATTCTGGATCCCGGCACTGACCAGGAAGGGCAGTGCGGCGTCGAGATCGGCATCGTCAAAGACAAGCTGGGGGGATTTGCCACCCAATTCCAAAGTGACGGGCACGACATTACGCCCCGCGGCCTGCTGGACAAGGGCGCCGGTCGCAACGGAGCCGGTGAAGGAGATGTGGTGTATTCCGGCATGGCCGCTGAGGGCCGCCCCGGCCTCGGCCCCCAGACCGGGCACCACGTTCAAGGCGCCGGCGGGCAGACCGGCCTCCAGCGCAAGATGCGCGAAGGCGAGGGCGGTCAGGCAAGCCTCTTCGGCGGGTTTCAGGACGCAGGCATTTCCCATCGCCAGAGCCGCGCCGACGGAGCGGCCGATGATCTGCATCGGATAGTTCCAGGGAACGATATGGCCGGTTACGCCATGCGGCTCCCGCAGAGTATAGACGGTATAGCCGTCGAGATAGGGAATGGTCTCTCCCATCACCTTGTCGGCGGCGCCCCCGTAGAATTCCATATAGCGGGCAAGGGCCAAGGCGTCGGCGCGCGCCTGGCTGAGCGGTTTGCCGACATCCAAAGCCTCGATCAGGGCCAGATCATCGGCCCGCGCGGTGACGAGCGTTCCGATGCGCATGAGGATCCGCCCCCGTTCTGCCGCGGTCATGCGCCCCCATGCGCCCGCCCGC
The nucleotide sequence above comes from Thalassococcus sp. S3. Encoded proteins:
- a CDS encoding aldehyde dehydrogenase family protein, with translation MSLPLWFDPSLCLVGSDWRPPASGQTLDLINPSDGSKLAQIARGGAQDIDAAIAAAHTARAGAWGRMTAAERGRILMRIGTLVTARADDLALIEALDVGKPLSQARADALALARYMEFYGGAADKVMGETIPYLDGYTVYTLREPHGVTGHIVPWNYPMQIIGRSVGAALAMGNACVLKPAEEACLTALAFAHLALEAGLPAGALNVVPGLGAEAGAALSGHAGIHHISFTGSVATGALVQQAAGRNVVPVTLELGGKSPQLVFDDADLDAALPFLVSAGIQNAGQTCSASSRILVQKGVYDAVQSRMAEAYAALTVGPATEDLRVGPLISTRQKDIVSGFLAKGRDLPIAAQGVLHADAPEAGAYIRPTLFSDVPPDHTLARDEIFGPVQVLIPFTDEAEALRIANSTDYGLVASIWTRDGARQMRLARALHAGQVFVNNYGAGGGVELPFGGVGKSGHGREKGFEALYGFSQLKTVASFHG